TCGCCAGACGCGGCGAGCCATGCTGGAGGACTTGGCTCAGTCCGGCGCACTCCTGTTGCCGGTGCATTTTGGCGATCCATACGCCGGCTACATCCGGCGGGAACAGGGCGGCTACAAGTTCGAGCCTGTAGCGCGGTCGCGCTGAAGCGTGCGCGCGTGACGTTCGACTGTCTCAATGAACTCCCGCGCGTATAGCGGGAGCGCGGAGAAGCTTCGCGCGCATAGCTGATATTCGCGATAGGCCCATTCGTCTTCGAGCTGGCACACGTTTACGGTGCCGCGCTCGTTCATGCGTTGCACCAGCACTTCGGGAACGACGGCGATGGCGACGCCGGCTTCGACCATGCGGAAAATGGCCTCAAAGCCTGCCACCTGAACGCGGACCTTCAGTTCACGATGGAGCCGCAGCGCCTGCTGCCGCAGGAACTCCTGCGTCACGGCGCCATCGAGCAGGGACACCAGTTCCTCGTCGAGGATGTCCGCGAAGTGCAGGCTGGAGCGCGCACCCAGCGGGTGCGCCGGCGGCGTCACGACGACAAGCCGGGAGGTCAGGAACACTCGACACTCGAGTCCTTCAGTCGGGACGTTACCCGAGATCAGGCAAAGGTCCGCAGCGCCATCGAGCACGGCACGCGCAGCTTCCTCACTGAGCCGCTCGCGCAAATCGATCTTCACACGGGGGAACTTGGGAAGGTAGTCGTGCAGAACCGGAGGAAGGAACTCGGTGATGCCCGTTGTGTTCGCCAGTACTTTGAGCCGGCCGCTGACTCCGGAACCTAGCAGTTGCAGGTCGCTGTTAAGCAACTCTATCTGCGCAAAGATCTTGCGTGCGTGTTCTAGGTATACCTTGCCCGCCTCGGTCAGCTCAACGCCTTGCGGGCTACGCAGCAGCAGCTTCAAGCCCAGCGCCTCTTCCAGGTGTTTGATGCGTTGGCTGGCTGCAGGCACCGAGAGATAAGACCGAGCGGCGCCGCGGGTGAGGTTCTTCTCTTCCGCAATGTTGGAGAACACGCGAAAGTCATGCAAGTCATAGCGCATGGCATTTGGGCTAAGGGTCTGAAGTTGCGCCAGAGTAGATGTGGATGCCGCGCATGGTCCGCATTCTGCACTGAAAGCGTGGCGGTTCTTGAACGAACTGGTGCTCGAACACCTGGCCAAGTGGTTGGCCAATCCGACAATCGCCCCAAGCTGTGCGGCGGGAGTTGGCAAGATGTCTGTGATGGGCTTAGAGCGGCTAACAAAACGGTGCAAGATGGCGAACGCAGATGATGCAGCAAGCCAGAGAAAGCAGCGCGAGATGAATGTCGATGCGGCGCTCAAAGCGAGTCCGCAGCTTGCCCAAGGCAGCCAACCAGGCGTGCGTGCGCTCGACCACCCAACGATGACGCCCGAGCCTGTCATTGCGCTCGACGCCACGCCGGGCAATACGCGCCGTGATGCCCAGCTTGCGCAGGTGGGCGCGGCAACGCGCAAAGTCATAGCCCTTGTCGGCATGCAACTTGTGCGGCCAGCGTCTGGGCCGGCCACGACAGCCGCGCACCGTCGGCAAGGCATCGACCAGTTGCTCGAACACGACCGAGTCATGCCGATTGGCGCCCGTGACGCAAAAGATCGGAGGGATGCCTTGGCGCTCCGTGATGATGTGGCGCTTGCTGCCGAGCTTGCCCCTGTCCGTCGGGTTGGGGCCAGTGTGTTGGCCCCCCGGGGGCTGGCCACGCTGGCCGCATCCATGCTGGCACGGCTGAAGTCCAGCTTGCCGGCGCCGCGCAACTCATCTAGCAACAGCAGATGCAGGCGATGCCACACGCCTGCGGCTTGCCAGTCACGCAGACGCCGCCAGCAGGTCATGCCGCTGCCGAAGCCCAGCTCCTGGGGTAGCTCTTCCCAGGGAATGCCGGTGCGCAGCACAAACAGGATGCCGTTGAGGGCCATCTCGTCGCTCACCCGTGGACGACCGCCCTTGGCCGAGGCGACGACTACTGGCAACAGCGGCGCGACCTTCTTGAACAGCGCGGCGCTGATCTCTTTGTTCTTGTTTCGACCCATGCAGCGTCAAACGCCGATCAGGTGCTTCATGATGACATGGTTTTGTTAGCCGCTCTTAGTCCCTGCGGCGGTCGACCCCCATGGCCGCGTAGTAGCGCGCCTTCTCGGCATACATGGCCTGGTCCGCGCGGTGCACGGCGGCCTCGATCTGCTCGCCCGACTGCGCGATCGCCACGCCCATGGACAGACTCAGGGCCTGGCCCGGGTAGAACTGGTTGTTGAGCTCCAGCAGGCTGCCGATGCGGTCCACCATGGCCTGGGCGCCGCGCGCGTCGGTCATGGGCATGAGCACGCAAAACTCGTCGCCGCCGATGCGCGCGGCGCAGATCGGGGCATCCACGGCCTTGGCAAGCACCTCGCCCACGCGGCGCAGCATGGCGTCGCCCGCGGTGTGGCCCTGCTCGTCGTTGATGGCCTTCAGGCCGTTGAGGTCGATGGCGACCACGGCCACCGGCCAGGGCCCCTTGCGCGCGAGGCGGCTCATCTCCTCCACGTAGTAGGCGCGGTTGCGCAGGCCGGTGAGCACGTCGTGCTTGCCCAGGTATTCCAGATAGGCCTCGGCCTTCTTGCGCGCCGTGATGTCCACCAGCGACAGCAGCACCATGCCCCAGTCGTGGCTGCGCTCCTCCAGCACCGCGAACTGCATGTGGATGTGGATCGGCTCGCCGGAGAGGTTGTAGTTGACCACCTCGCGCTGCTGAAACAGCTTGCCGTCCCACAGGTCGATCAGCTGCTCGGAGAACGAATCGTGCATCTCGCCGCGGAACACGCGGTCGAGCCCGGCCAGCAGGGCCTGCTTGCTCTCGGCGCCGAACATCTCCAGGGTGAGATGGTTGACGTCGAGCACGCGGATCTCGCGCATGCAGCGCTGCACGAACTCGGGGTGCACCTTCAGGAAGGTCCTGAAGTCGTATATGCCCTGCATGCGCACTTCGTCGAGCAGGCGCTTGACGGCGCTGAAGTCCTCGACCCACAGCGACACGGGCGAGTGCTCGAACAGCCCGCGCGCATATTCCTCGCTGCGCTGCAGCCGCAGCCGCGACTGCACCTGCTCGGTCACGTCCTCCAGCGACACCAGCACCCGGCTCCAGCACTGCTCGTAGCCGGGCAGGATGCGGCCGCGGATGCGCACGTCCAGGCGCCGCCCGTCGAGCGCGTAGTTGACGGTCTGGTTGGAAAACTCGGGCGAGCCGCTCCACAGCTGCTGCACCTCGGCGATGGCGCTTTCATACATGTCGTCGCGGAACACCCGGTCCAGTGACGCCTCCAGCGTGGCCTGGTCGGGCGCGGCGAACAGCTCCAGCGTGCGCTGGTTCACGCGCAGCAGCCGGATGCCGGCGCCGTAGGCCCGCACGCACTCCCGGTTCTCGCGCAGATGGGCCTCCACGTCGACCACCCCCTGGTCGCGCCATTGCATGAGCAGCCGGCGGACGTCGCTGTAATCCTCCAGCCAGAGCGAGACGGGGGCGATCTCGAACATGTGCTCGAAGTCGGTATTCGAAGAAACGGGTGGCAACATGCACTCCTCCAGGTGCGGGGGATTATCGGGGCACCTGCGGGGCCGCCCGGGCACAAAAAAAGCCAGCCTCGGAGACGGGGCTGGCTCTGGCTGCCTGCGTGCGGTACGGCGCCGGTGCGGTCAGCGGCCGCCGCGCGGCGCCGGGCGCTTGCGCGCGTCGTGCGGCGTGAAGGGCTTGCCGGCTCCCTGGGGCTTGGCAAAGCCGCCGCGGGCAAACTCGGCCTTGCGGCCGAAGTCGCCGCGCGGGGCCGCGCCCTCGCCGCGGCCAAAGCGGGACGCTTCACCAAAACGTGGCGTTTCGCTAAAACGTGGCGCATCGCCAAAACGGGCCGTTTCGCCAAAGCCGCTCTTGCGGCCATAGCCGTCGCCATCGCGGCAGCCTCCGTAGCCCGCGCGGTCGCCGAAGCCACCGCGGTCGCCGCCATGGCCGCGGCCGCCACCGCCAAAGCGCTGGTCCCGTCCACGTCCGCCCTCGCGGCCCCTGCCGCCAAAGTCGGGGCGGCCGCCCTGCGGGAAGCGCTGGGTGGGCTCCAGGCCAGCCACCACCTCGGCCTTGAACTGCTGTCGGCTGTAGCCCTCGATGTCGAAGATCTTGCGGCGGTCACGGAACTCGGCAAAGGTCACGGCCAGGCCGTCACGGCCGGCGCGGCCCGTACGGCCGATGCGGTGGGTGTAGTCCTCGGCCTTCATGGGCAGGCCAAAGTTGAACACGTGGGTGATGCTGGGCACGTCGATGCCGCGCGCGGCCACGTCGGTGGCCACCAGGATCTGTACCTGGCCGTTGCGCAGCGCCATCAGGCGGCGGTTGCGCAGGCCCTGGCTCAGTGCGCCGTGCAGGGCCACGGCCGAGAAGCCGTCCTGCTGCAGGTCGTTGGCCAGGCCGTCGCACTCCACCTGGGTGCTGGCGAACACGATGGCCTGGCCGATAGAGGCGTCGCGCAGCCAGTGGTCCAGCAGCTTCCTCTTGTGCTGGGCGTTGTCGGCCCAGTACAGCATCTGCTTGATGTTGGCGTGCTTCTCCTGCGGCGTGTCGATCTGCACCTTCTTCACGCTAGCGCCGCCCTCATGCATCACGCGCATGGCCAGTTGCTGGATGCGCGGCGCGAAGGTGGCGCTGAACATCATGGTCTGCTTGCGCTCGCTCGTGAGCTGGTTGATCTCGGCCAGGTCGTCGGAGAAGCCCAGGTCCAGCATGCGGTCGGCCTCGTCCACCACCAGGAACTGCACCTGGTCGAGCTTGATCTGCATGGAGCGCTGCAGGTCGAGCAGGCGCCCCGGCGTGGCGACGACCAGGTTGGCGTTCTGGAGCCTGGCGATCTGCAGCTGGTAGGGCATGCCGCCCACCACGTTGGCGATGCGCAAGCCCTTGCAGTGCTTGACCAGCTCGATGGCGTCGTGCGCCACCTGCTGCGCCAGCTCGCGCGTGGGGCACAGCACCAGGGCGCCGGGCGTGGCGGCCTTGAAGTTGCGCGGATGCGTGGGGTTCTTGCGCTTGGAGCGCTTCGGAGGGGCCTCGCCGCGCGCGGCGGCATCGGCGGCGGCACGCTCGAATTCGGCGCGCGCGGCGGCATCGGCATCGGCCTGCTGCTGTATCAGCGTGTGCAGCACGGGCAGCAGGAAGGCCGCGGTCTTGCCGCTGCCGGTCTGGCTGGAGACCATCAGGTCGATGAAGCGGCCCGCCACGTCGGCCGCGCCCATGGCCAGGGGAATGGCCTTTTCCTGCACGGCCGTGGGCTGGGTGTAACCCAGGTCTGCCACAGCCTGCACCAGTTCGGGCGCCAGGCCCAGGCGCACGAAGCCTTCGGGCAGCGCGGCCGCGGCCACAGGGTTGGAGGAAGGCAAGGAGGAATCGGCAGGCGCGCAATCGCCCTGCAGCTGCATGTTTTCAGTCATGGTTTGCTCACACGAAGACGGCCGCAGGCGCTACCTGGGCAGGCTTCGCTCGATGGTTACAAAACATCAACCATCAAACGAAACCAAGGGCCGCAGCGGACGGCCTGGGTGGGCAATGGATGCAAGGCGCCGCGTATTTCAGACTACGCTGGCGTGCTGTGCCCGGTGTGTGAAGGGAGATGCACAAAAAAATTGCACCGCCTGGTGACGGTGCAAGCGGCAGATTATGGCACGGCTGGGGTTTTCCCGCAAGCCGTGCACGTCGCTCAGTAACTCGCCAAGGGCTTGGCCTTGCCGCCCTCGAAGGTCATGACGACCACGGGCGCCTTCACGCGGTTGCCCTTGTCGTCGTACGCGTACTCGCCCATCACGCCCTTGTAGGTGTGCTGGTGCATGTAGGCGCCGACCTTGTTGACGTCGATCGAGCCGCTCCTCTGCATGGCTTCGCCGATGTTCATGACCTGGTCGTAGTAGAACGGGCCATACACGTCGGGAGCCTGGTTGAAGCGCTTCTTGAACTTGTCCTGGAAGGCGCGGGCGCCGGCGTCGCTTTCCATCAGCATGCCGGCATAGGCGCAGTAGACCACGCCGTTGACGGCGTCGCCGCCCAGCTTGGGCATCTCGGGGCTGCACAGCGTGTCGCCGCCGAGCAGCTTGGCGTTGATGCCCAGCTGCTTGATCTGGCGCGCCATAGGCGCGGCCTGCGGGGCGTAGCCGCCGTAGAAGATGGCCTCGGGCTGCTTGGCCTTGATGTTGGTGAGGATGGCCATGAAGTCGGTGGCCTTGTCGGTGGTGAACTCGCGCCCCGCCACGGTCATGCCGAGCTTCTGCGCCTCCTTGGCGAACTCGTCGGCCAAGCCCTGGCCGAAGGCCGTGCGGTCGTCGATCACGGCGACCTTCTTGGCCTTGAGCACGTTGGCGGCGTAGGTGGCCATGCTGGCGCCTGCCTGCACGTCGCTGGCGACGATGCGGAACAGGTTCTTGTAGCCCGCCTGCGTGATCTTGGGGTTGGTGCCCACGGTGGACACCATCACGCCGCCCTTGTCGTACTCGCGCGATGCGGGGATCGTCACGCCCGAGCAGTACGGCCCCATCACGTAGCGCACACCGGAATCGACGAACTTCTGCGCCACGGCCACGCCGGTCTTGGCGTCGCACTGGTCGTCCTCGGACACCAGTTCGAACTTCAGCGTCTTGCCGCCCACGCTGATCTTGCGCGCGTTCAGCTCCTCGATGGCCAGGCGCACGCCGTTGTCGTTGTCGCGGCCCGCGAAGGTGTTGGGGCCCGACAGGGGGCCGCTGTGGCCGATCTTGACGATCTGCTCCTGGGCCAGGGCGCCTGCGGCGCAAGCCAGGGCCGCGGCGGCCACGAGGGTGGATTTCAGGGAGGGGAATTGCATGGCGGATGCTCCGATTGAGACTACGCAAGGAATGCCTCGGGATGCCGGGCCGGTCGCCCTGCCCCCGTGGGCGGGAAGTCTGGGTACAGACAGCGGCGGATTATCTCCCCGGGGAACTCGCTCTTACAACGCCAGCAGGTGCTGGCGGTAATGCACCAGCTCATCGATGGATTCGTGCACGTCGGCCAGGGCCGTGTGGCGCTGCGCCTTCTTGAAGGAGTCGTAGGCCTCGGGCTTCCAGCGCCTGGCCAGTTCCTTGAGCGTGCTCACGTCCACGTTGCGGTAGTGGAAGAACGCCTCCAGCCTGGGCATGTACTTAACGAGGAAGCGCCGGTCCTGGCCGATGCTGTTGCCGCACATGGGCACCTTGCCCTTGGGCACGTAGCGCGACAGGAAGTCGATGATCTGCTGCTCGGCATCGGCCTCGGTGAGAGTGGAGGCGCGCACCTTGTCGATGAGGCCGCTCCTGCCGTGCGTGCCCTTGTTCCAGGCATCCATGGCGTCGAGCACGGTGTCGGGCTGGTGGATGACGAGCACCGGGCCTTCGACGCGCGGTTCAAGGCCCGGGCCGGTGACGACCACGGCGATCTCCAGCAGGCGTTCGGTTTCGGGGTTGAGTCCGCTCATTTCGCAGTCGAGCCAGACGAGGTTCTGGTCGGATTTGGCAAGTACGGGAGCGTTGGGTGTGGCAGTTTCGGACATGCCGGAATTGTCGCCGTAAACTTCCGCGTTCATGCCGCCCTCCCCCGCACCCTTGCTCACGCCCTCGACCCTGACGACGCTGGTATTCGCCACCCTGCTGCTGGCGGGCCTGGCGCTGCGCCTGTGGCTGGCCTCGCGCCAGATCCGCCATGTGGCGCGCCACCGCGGCGCCGTGCCCGCGGCCTTCGCCGGCCGCATCACCCTGGCCGCGCACCAGAAGGCCGCCGACTACACCATCGCCAAGGCGCGCTTCGGCCTGCTGGAGATGGCCCTGGCCACCGCCGCGGTGCTGGGCTGGACGCTGCTGGGCGGGCTGGACGCGCTGAACCAGGCCCTGCTGGCTTGGCTGGGCGGCGGCATGGTGCAGCAGCTGGCGCTGCTGGCCGCCTTCGCGCTCGTCAGCGGCGCCATCGACCTGCCGGCCCAGCTGTACCAAACCTTCCGCCTGGAGCAGCGCTTCGGCTTCAACCAGATGACGCCGCGCCTGTGGCTGGCCGACCTGCTCAAGTCCACGCTGCTGGGCGCCGTGATCGGCCTGCCGATCGCCGCGCTCATGCTCTGGCTCATGGGCGCGGCGGGCCGGCTATGGTGGCTCTGGGCCTGGGGCGCGTGGATGGGCTTTAACCTGCTGCTGATGGTGGTCTTCCCGATCTTCATCGCGCCGCTGTTCAACAAGTTCCAGCCGCTGGGGGACGAATCCCTCAAGGCGCGCGTGACGGCCCTCATGCAGCGCTGCGGCTTCGCGGCCAAGGGCCTGTTCGTGATGGACGGCAGCCGCAGGAGCGCGCACGCCAACGCCTATTTCACGGGTTTCGGCGCGGCCAAGCGCGTGGTTTTCTACGACACGCTGCTCAAGCAGCTGGCCCCGGGCGAGGTCGAGGCCGTGCTCGCGCACGAGCTGGGCCATTTCAAGCACAAGCACATCGCGCGCCGCCTGGCCGGCATGTTCGCCATCAGCCTGGCGGGCTTCGCGCTGCTGGGCTGGCTGTCGGCGCGCGGCTGGTTCTACACGGGGCTGGGCGTGCAGCCCAACCTGATGCTGCCAGGCGTGCCGGGCTCTGCGCCCAACGACGGCCTGGCGCTGCTGCTGTTCCTGCTGGCCGCGCCCGTGTTCACGGTGTTCCTCACGCCGCTGCTGGCGCGGATCTCGCGCCGCCACGAGTTCCAGGCCGACGCCTACGCCGCGGCCCAGGCCAACGGGGCGGACCTGGCCTCGGCGCTGCTCAAGCTCTACCAGGACAACGCCTCCACGCTCACGCCAGACCCGGTGTACGCGCGCTTCTACTACTCCCACCCACCCGCCACGGAGCGCCTGGCGCGTCTGCCCGTGACCATGCAGCCATGACATCGATGTTTCCTAAAAAAGACTGGTCCGGGCATACCAGGCGTGCCCTGACAGCTACCGAAGTTGTAGCAAGACTGGCCGAACTGCAGGGCTGGATGCTCTGCGGCGACGGCGCCGACGTGGCGATCGAGAAGACCTACCGCTTCGCCGACTACCACGAGACCATGGCCTTCGTGAACGCCGTGGCCTTCATCGCCCACGCCCAGGACCACCATCCCGACCTGTCGGTGCACTATGGCCGCTGCGTGGTGCGCCTGAACACGCACGACGTGGGCGGCATCTCGGCCACAGACATCGACTGCGCCGCGCGCATCGATGCCCTGCTGGCCCCATGAGCCGCCGCCATGGCTGAGGCGGGCGCACGCCTGGAAGGCCTGGTCGTGGCCAGCCACGGCCGCCACTGCGTGGTGGAGAGCGCCGACGGCCAGCGCCGCATCTGCCACCCGCGCGGCAAGAAGAGCCAGGCCGTGGTTGGCGACCGCGTGCTGTGGCAGCCGGCCGCGCCAGGCCAGGGGCGCGGCCAGGGCGACGAGGGCACGATCGAGCGCGTGCAGGAGCGGCGCAACCTGTTCTACCGCCAGGACGAGGTGCGCACCAAGTCCTTCGCCGCCAACCTGGACCAGGTGCTGATCCTGATCGCAGCCGAGCCTGTGTTCTCCGAGAGCCAGCTCGCGCGCGCGCTGATCGCGGCCGAGGCCGCGCAGATCACGCCGCTGATCGCGCTCAACAAGAGCGACCTTGTCGAGCCCTTCGCGCGCGCCTGGGAGCGCCTGTGGCCCTACCGCCACATGGGCGGCGAGCAGGACACCAAACACCACTACCGCGTGCTGCCGCTATCGCTCACCGAATCGGGCCCGGTGGACCGCGACGCGCTGCTGCCGCTGCTGGCGGGCAAGACCACGCTGGTGCTGGGCCCCTCGGGCTCGGGCAAGAGCACCCTGGTGAACCTGCTGGTGCCACACGCAAAGGCGCAGACGGGCGAGATCTCGCAGGCGCTCAACTCGGGCCGGCACACCACGACCAGCACCCAGCTGTACTGGATCGACGAGGCGCGCACCACGGCGCTCATCGACTCGCCGGGCTTCCAGGAATTCGGGCTGCGCCACCTCGCGCCCGCCGACCTCGCGCGCTGCATGCCCGACATCGCCGCGCACGCGGGTGAATGCCGGTTCTACAACTGCACGCACCTGCACGAGCCGGGCTGCGCGGTGCGGGCGCAGGTCGAGACGGACGACAGCCCCGGCACCATCAGCGCAAGCCGCTACAGGATCTACGGCGAGCTGTTCGCCGAGCTGAGCGAAGCGCCGCGCTATTGACGCAAGGTACTTTGATGGCATCACCCACCCGGATGCTCTCCTTCCGCCCGCGCCTGGCGGACGCACTGCGCGGCTATGACCGCGCCCGCTTCATGCAGGACTTCGGCGCAGGCCTGACAGTCGCCGTCGTCGCACTGCCGCTGGCGATGGCCTTCGCCATCGCGTCTGGCCTGCCGCCCGAGGCGGGCCTCTTCACCGCGATCATCGCGGGCTTTCTGATCTCCGCGCTCGGCGGCAGCAAGGTGCAGATCGGCGGGCCGGCGGGGGCGTTCATCGTGATCGTCTACGGCATCGTGCAGCAGTACGGCGTCGCCAACCTCATCATCGCCACCGCGCTGTCGGGCGTGCTGCTGTTCCTGATGGGCGTGCTGCAGCTCGGCACGCTGGTGCGCTTCATCCCGGTGGCCGTGGTCATTGGCTTCACCAACGGCATCGCGGTGCTGATCGCGCTGTCGCAGGTCAAGGACTTCCTGGGCCTCGCCATCGAGAAGATGCCGGGCGACTTCTTCGGCATGCTCGGCGCGCTGTACCAGCACCTATCCACCCTCAACCCCTGGGCCGCCGGCGTGTCAGCGGTGTCGCTGGCGCTGGTCGTGGGCTGGCAGCGCTGGCTGTCCGCATGGCGCCATCCCTGGGCCGGCACGCTCGCGCGCGTACCCGGTTCCATCGTCGCGCTGGTGCTGGCGACCGCCGTGGTGGCGCTCTCGGGCATGCCGGTCGAGACCATCGGCAGCCGCTTCGGTGGCATTCCGGCCGGGCTGCCCGCGTTCACGCTGCCCGATTTCAGCTGGGAATCGGCGCGCCATCTGCTGATGCCGACGATCACGCTGGCACTATTGGGTTCGATCGAGTCGCTGCTGTGCGCCCGCGTGGCCGACGGCATGGTGGGCGACCGCCACGACCCGAACCAGGAGCTGATGGCGCAGGGCATCGCCAACTTCGTCACGCCGTTCTTCGGCGGCATGCCCGCCACCGGCACCATCGCGCGCACGGTGACCAACGTGAAAAGCGGCGCCACCAGCCCCGTCGCCGGCATGGTGCATGCGCTGGCGCTGCTGCTGGTGATGCTGGCGGCCGCTCCGCTGGCCGCGTCGATTCCACTGGCCACGCTGGCGGCGATCCTGATGTTCGTCGCCTGGAACATGGGCGAGTGGCGCGAGTTCACACGGCTCAAGACCTACCGCCTGCCTTACCGCGTGACGCTGGTGTCCGTGTTCCTGCTGACGGTGATCTTCGACCTGACGGTGGCGGTGGAGTTCGGCATCTTCGCCGCCTGCCTGACCTTCATCTACCGCATCTCCAGCCTGTCGCGGGCCGAGCGCATCGACGCCGCCGACATGCCCGTGCTGGCCGGGCACGACGGGCAGGTGCAGGTCTGGCGGCTGTACGGCGCACTCTTCTTCGGCGCGACCAAGCTGCTCGAAGCCATGGAAGACCACCTGCCCGCCAGGGCGCTGGTGCTGGACCTGAAGAACGTGATCTACGTCGATTCGACCGGTGCCGAGGCGCTGGAGCACCTGAGCCACGCCTGCGCCACGCGCGGCGTGCGCCTGATCGTCTCCGGCCTGATCAGCCAGCCGCTCGACATCGCGCGCCGCACCGGGCTCTACGAGCGGCTGCGGCCCGACCTGCAGCCCGACGTGGCCAGCGCGGCGGCGGCCGCGGTAGCGTGAGCCGGGCTAAACAATCGCCTGCAACGCCCGCACCAGCGCATCGCACTGCGCGGGCGTGCCCACGCTGATGCGCAGGTACTGCGCGATGCGCTCGGGCCGCGCGAAGTGGCGCACCAGCACCGCGCGCTCTCGCAATGCCGCTGCCAGCCGGGCTCCATCGTGCGCAGGGTGGCGCACGAAGAGGAAGTTGGCCTGGGAGGGCAGTACCTCGAAACCCAGGTCTTCGAGCGCGAGCGCAAGGCCCTCGCGGCTGTGCATCACGGCGCGGCGGGTCTCGTCGAAATACGCCACGTCTTCATAGGCGGCGCGCGCACCAGCCTGAGCCAGGCGGTCGAGCGGGTAGGAGTTGAAGCTGTCCTTCACACGCTCCAGCGCGTCGATCAGCGGCCGCTGGCCGAACGCCGCGCCCACGCGCAGGCCCGCGAGCGAGCGCGACTTGGAGAGCGTGTGCACCACCAGCAGGTTCGGGTAGCGTGGGACGAGGCTCACGGCGCTCTCGCCGCCGAAATCGACGTAGGCCTCATCAACCAGCACCACGCGTTGCGGGCAGGCCGCCAGCAGCCGCTCGATCTGCGAAAGCGGCAGGCCCATGCCCGTGGGCGCATTGGGGTTGGCAAGCACGATGCCCGCGCACGCTCCTTCGGCGGCGCGCGCGGCGATGCGCTCCACGTCGATGGCCAGGCCTTCGTCCAGCGGCTGCAGTTCGGGTGCGATGCCCCACAGGCGGCAGTAGACGCGATAGAAGCTGTAGGTGATATCGGGCATCAGGAGCGGCTGACCTGCGTGCTGGAAGAACGCGAAGAACGCATGCGCAAGCACCTCGTCGGAGCCGTTGCCCACGAACACCTGGCCTGCCTCCAGCCCATGATGCGCCGCGATGGTCTCGCG
This region of Alicycliphilus denitrificans K601 genomic DNA includes:
- a CDS encoding LysR substrate-binding domain-containing protein, whose product is MRYDLHDFRVFSNIAEEKNLTRGAARSYLSVPAASQRIKHLEEALGLKLLLRSPQGVELTEAGKVYLEHARKIFAQIELLNSDLQLLGSGVSGRLKVLANTTGITEFLPPVLHDYLPKFPRVKIDLRERLSEEAARAVLDGAADLCLISGNVPTEGLECRVFLTSRLVVVTPPAHPLGARSSLHFADILDEELVSLLDGAVTQEFLRQQALRLHRELKVRVQVAGFEAIFRMVEAGVAIAVVPEVLVQRMNERGTVNVCQLEDEWAYREYQLCARSFSALPLYAREFIETVERHARTLQRDRATGSNL
- a CDS encoding IS5 family transposase (programmed frameshift) — its product is MGRNKNKEISAALFKKVAPLLPVVVASAKGGRPRVSDEMALNGILFVLRTGIPWEELPQELGFGSGMTCWRRLRDWQAAGVWHRLHLLLLDELRGAGKLDFSRASMDAASVAKPPGGQHTGPNPTDRGKLGSKRHIITERQGIPPIFCVTGANRHDSVVFEQLVDALPTVRGCRGRPRRWPHKLHADKGYDFARCRAHLRKLGITARIARRGVERNDRLGRHRWVVERTHAWLAALGKLRTRFERRIDIHLALLSLACCIICVRHLAPFC
- a CDS encoding sensor domain-containing diguanylate cyclase; the encoded protein is MLPPVSSNTDFEHMFEIAPVSLWLEDYSDVRRLLMQWRDQGVVDVEAHLRENRECVRAYGAGIRLLRVNQRTLELFAAPDQATLEASLDRVFRDDMYESAIAEVQQLWSGSPEFSNQTVNYALDGRRLDVRIRGRILPGYEQCWSRVLVSLEDVTEQVQSRLRLQRSEEYARGLFEHSPVSLWVEDFSAVKRLLDEVRMQGIYDFRTFLKVHPEFVQRCMREIRVLDVNHLTLEMFGAESKQALLAGLDRVFRGEMHDSFSEQLIDLWDGKLFQQREVVNYNLSGEPIHIHMQFAVLEERSHDWGMVLLSLVDITARKKAEAYLEYLGKHDVLTGLRNRAYYVEEMSRLARKGPWPVAVVAIDLNGLKAINDEQGHTAGDAMLRRVGEVLAKAVDAPICAARIGGDEFCVLMPMTDARGAQAMVDRIGSLLELNNQFYPGQALSLSMGVAIAQSGEQIEAAVHRADQAMYAEKARYYAAMGVDRRRD
- a CDS encoding DEAD/DEAH box helicase gives rise to the protein MTENMQLQGDCAPADSSLPSSNPVAAAALPEGFVRLGLAPELVQAVADLGYTQPTAVQEKAIPLAMGAADVAGRFIDLMVSSQTGSGKTAAFLLPVLHTLIQQQADADAAARAEFERAAADAAARGEAPPKRSKRKNPTHPRNFKAATPGALVLCPTRELAQQVAHDAIELVKHCKGLRIANVVGGMPYQLQIARLQNANLVVATPGRLLDLQRSMQIKLDQVQFLVVDEADRMLDLGFSDDLAEINQLTSERKQTMMFSATFAPRIQQLAMRVMHEGGASVKKVQIDTPQEKHANIKQMLYWADNAQHKRKLLDHWLRDASIGQAIVFASTQVECDGLANDLQQDGFSAVALHGALSQGLRNRRLMALRNGQVQILVATDVAARGIDVPSITHVFNFGLPMKAEDYTHRIGRTGRAGRDGLAVTFAEFRDRRKIFDIEGYSRQQFKAEVVAGLEPTQRFPQGGRPDFGGRGREGGRGRDQRFGGGGRGHGGDRGGFGDRAGYGGCRDGDGYGRKSGFGETARFGDAPRFSETPRFGEASRFGRGEGAAPRGDFGRKAEFARGGFAKPQGAGKPFTPHDARKRPAPRGGR
- a CDS encoding branched-chain amino acid ABC transporter substrate-binding protein; translated protein: MQFPSLKSTLVAAAALACAAGALAQEQIVKIGHSGPLSGPNTFAGRDNDNGVRLAIEELNARKISVGGKTLKFELVSEDDQCDAKTGVAVAQKFVDSGVRYVMGPYCSGVTIPASREYDKGGVMVSTVGTNPKITQAGYKNLFRIVASDVQAGASMATYAANVLKAKKVAVIDDRTAFGQGLADEFAKEAQKLGMTVAGREFTTDKATDFMAILTNIKAKQPEAIFYGGYAPQAAPMARQIKQLGINAKLLGGDTLCSPEMPKLGGDAVNGVVYCAYAGMLMESDAGARAFQDKFKKRFNQAPDVYGPFYYDQVMNIGEAMQRSGSIDVNKVGAYMHQHTYKGVMGEYAYDDKGNRVKAPVVVMTFEGGKAKPLASY
- the orn gene encoding oligoribonuclease, which gives rise to MSETATPNAPVLAKSDQNLVWLDCEMSGLNPETERLLEIAVVVTGPGLEPRVEGPVLVIHQPDTVLDAMDAWNKGTHGRSGLIDKVRASTLTEADAEQQIIDFLSRYVPKGKVPMCGNSIGQDRRFLVKYMPRLEAFFHYRNVDVSTLKELARRWKPEAYDSFKKAQRHTALADVHESIDELVHYRQHLLAL
- a CDS encoding M48 family metallopeptidase, which translates into the protein MPPSPAPLLTPSTLTTLVFATLLLAGLALRLWLASRQIRHVARHRGAVPAAFAGRITLAAHQKAADYTIAKARFGLLEMALATAAVLGWTLLGGLDALNQALLAWLGGGMVQQLALLAAFALVSGAIDLPAQLYQTFRLEQRFGFNQMTPRLWLADLLKSTLLGAVIGLPIAALMLWLMGAAGRLWWLWAWGAWMGFNLLLMVVFPIFIAPLFNKFQPLGDESLKARVTALMQRCGFAAKGLFVMDGSRRSAHANAYFTGFGAAKRVVFYDTLLKQLAPGEVEAVLAHELGHFKHKHIARRLAGMFAISLAGFALLGWLSARGWFYTGLGVQPNLMLPGVPGSAPNDGLALLLFLLAAPVFTVFLTPLLARISRRHEFQADAYAAAQANGADLASALLKLYQDNASTLTPDPVYARFYYSHPPATERLARLPVTMQP